CCGACGACCGTCGGACGCTGAGCGGTTTAAAGTTTTGAAAAATATAAATTTTTAAACCGCGTCCCCGCTAAGGGCCGTGGATGCACCAAACGTCGAACTCACTCGAAAGTCAGCATCTCGCTCTGGACGCGGTTTAAAGCAACACCAGATTGTCGCGATGGATCAACTCCTCCTCGTCGAGATAGCCGAGGATCACCTCGAATCGGCTCGACGGCTGACCTTTGACTCGCGCAACTTCCTGCACATCGTAGTTGACCAAACCGCGCGCCACTTCGCGGCCCGATTCATCGACACAGGCAACAACCTCGCCACGGTTAAAGGCGCCTTGCACCTCTTTCACACCCACGGCGAGTAGACTTTTCCCCTTCTCGCGTAATGCATTGACCGCGCCGACGTCGAGCGTGAGACGACCACGGACTTGTAGGTGGCCGGCCAACCACTGCTTGCGCGCCGCCTGAGGGCCCTGGAAGGGCACCAACAGGGTGCCGACGCCCTCCCCTTCTCCGATCCGTCTCAGGACGTCTTCTCCACGCCCGGGCGCGATCACCGTCGGCGTACCCGAGCGCGCGGCAAGACGAGCCGCACGGACCTTCGTGATCATTCCGCCCGTACCCAAACCCGTGACGCTACCTCCGGCGACCTGATCGAGTTGCGGATCGTCGACCCGAGTCTCGGGAATCAAGCAAGCATCGGCGTGAGCGCGCGGATCCCGGTCGAATAGGCCATCTTGATCGGTCAGGAGAATCAGAAGGTCGGCCTGGATCAGGTTAGCGACCAGAGCCGCCAAGGTATCGTTGTCGCCGAAGCGCAACTCGTCGGTTGCAACCGTATCGTTCTCGTTGATGACGGGAATCACACCGAGCTTGAGCAGGGTCCGAAGGGTACTGCGGGCATTGAGATACCGGGCGCGATCAGCCAGATCGTCATGTGTCAGGAGCACTTGGGCGGTGTGCAGTCCGCGCGCTTGAAAACAGTCTTCATACGCGCGCACGAGTCCCATCTGCCCGATCGCAGCGGCCGCCTGCAGCGCATGGAGCGCCTTGGGACGCGCCTGCCAGCCCATCCGTGCCATCCCCTCGGCGACAGCACCGGAAGACACCAGAACCACCTCGTTGCCCGCCATTCGGCGCGCGCTGATCTGCTCGACCCAGGGGGCCAGCATACTGCGCTCGAGTCCTGCGCCGTCGCGGGTCAACAATGCACTTCCGATCTTCACGACCCATCGACGCGTGAAGGGGATCATGGCGCGTGAAATCATAGGAAAGGTCCAACCGGTTCAGTCGAGCGGATGCCAATCGGTCTCGAGTGGTGCGGGATCGGCATCGGCGCCCCTCGCGCGATCTCCGCCTGCCTGCTCTGCGGCAGCTCTTTCCGCAGCCAACGCCTCCAATCGACTCATCAGATCACCCATCAGCGCCGCCGTACCCTCCCCCGTCATTGCGGAGATCCCGTAGACGGGCAATGTCCACTCGAGTCGCGAGATGATCTTCTCGCGCTGCGCCGCGTACTCTTCGGGGAGGAGGCGGTCGATCTTGTTGAGCACCAACCAACGCTCCTTGAGCGCGAGTCCTTCACCGAACGCGGAGAGTTCCGCCTCGATCTTGCGAACCTGCTCGACGGGGTCTACCGCGTCGTCCAACGGGGCGACATCCACCAGGTGCAACAGAAAGCGTGTGCGGGAGAGATGTTTGAGAAAGTGGCTCCCCAGCCCCGCACCGTCCGCCGCACCCTCGATCACGCCGGGAATGTCGGCAATCACGAAGCTGCGGTCGCGACCGAGCCGCACCACACCGAGGTTGGGATAAAGCGTCGTAAAGGGATAGTCCGCGACTTTGGGGCGCGCACTGGAGACCTGGCGAATCAGCGAGGATTTGCCTGCATTCGGGAAACCGAGCAAGCCGACATCCGCGAGCAGAATCAGCTCGAGCTGGAGGTCTCTGCGCTCGCCCGGTGTCCCCGGGGTGAACTGTCTCGGGGTTCGATTGGTGCTGGATTTGAAGCGCGCGTTCCCGATGCCGTGAAAGCCGCCTTGGGCAACCAACATCTGTTGGCCGGACTCCAAGAGCTCGCCGATCAACTCCCCGGTCTCGCGCTCGAAGACGCGCGTCCCGACCGGGACCCGGATAACGAGATCAGCGCCCGCACGCCCGGTCATGTCCCGGCTCCTGCCGTTCTGCCCCCGCTCCGCGCGATGCACGCGTTGGTAACGCAGATCGACCAGGGTATTCAGGTTGACGTCGGCGACGAGGTGGACGCTGCCGCCGTTGCCCCCGTCGCCGCCGTTGGGTCCGCCCTTCGGGATGTATTTCTCGCGACGAAAACTGACGCAGCCGCTGCCGCCGTCTCCTGCCTCGACCCGAATGAACGCCTCGTCGACGAATTTCATAACTCAAACAACCTCATCGCTGAAACGAAAAGAGCCCCGCCGAAACGGCGAGGCTCGCGTGCCCGTTGCGATGGGTAGCGCCCGAACCGATCAGACCGAGCCGACGCTCGCAGGCTTTTCGACCACCGTCACGAACTTCCGATTCTTCGGCCCCTGCTCGACAAAGGTCACAACCCCGTCGCGAAGAGCGAAGAGCGTATGGTCACGTCCGCAGCCGACGTTGACCCCGCTGTGGAATCGGGTACCGCGTTGGCGCACGATGATGGCTCCGGCCTTGACGACCTGCCCACCGAAGACCTTGACGCCGAGTCGCTTGGATTCCGAATCACGCCCGTTGCGCGAGCTGCCGCCAGCTTTCTTATGTGCCATGGGAGTCTCCTCTTCAGCCGGCGCTGATCGCCGTAATCTTCAGGGCGGTAAACGATTGACGATGGCCCTGGCGTTTCAGATGGTGCTTGCGCCGCCGAAACTTCACGATCATGACCTTCTTCGCACGCCCGTGGCTTTCGACCGTTGCGCTGACCTTGACGCCTTCGACATAGGGCTTGCCGACCTTGACATCGTCCCCGTCGGCCACCAGAAGGACCTGATCGAAGTCGACGACAGCGCCCTGCTCCGCCAAAATCTTTTCTACTTTGACGGTGTCGCCTTCTGAAACCCGGTATTGTTTGCCACCGGTTTGAATGACCGCGTACATGTCTGAAGATCCCCAAAACCATTCGGCGAGATCGGCGACTGGCGCCGAAACAAAAGAAGCGGAATACTACTCGATGGTTAACACCCGGTCAAGACCGTTTGCGGAGCCGCATCGGCAAGCGACACCGCGCCGCGACCGTTGTGCCGGCCAAACCGCAGGGGAATCCAAAGTACGGGGCCTCGCAACCCGCCTCCGACTTGACAGACCCCCATCCCACACCTAGCATCCGCCGCCACGATCAGTCAGTCCATAGACACCTCATGGATATCACCGCGCTCCGACAACCCGTCGCCGAAGACGTCAAGGCCGTTGACGCCTTGATCCTGCGTCGACTCCGGTCAGACGTGGTGCTGATCAATCAAATCGGCAGCTACATCGTCAACAGCGGCGGCAAGCGATTGCGCCCGCTGTCTGTCCTGCTCGCATCGCGCGCTTGCGGATATTCCGGCGAGCGGCACATCGACCTGGCGGCCGTCGTGGAGTTTATCCACACCGCGACGCTCCTGCATGACGATGTGGTGGATGCCTCCGAGCTCAGACGCAACCGCGAGACGGCCAATGTCGTCTGGGGCAACGACGCCAGCGTACTGGTCGGGGACTTCCTCTACTCCCGCGCCTTCGAGATGATGGTCGATGTCGGGAATATGCGGGTCATGGACATCCTCTCGCATGCGACCAACCGGATCGCCGAAGGCGAGGTGCTTCAACTCCTGAATACGCACGACCCCGACACGGATCAGACCCGCTATATGGAAGTCATCACCCGCAAGACGGCGACGCTGTTCGAAGCGGGCGTGCGACTCGGCGCCGTACTCGCCGGATCGAGCCCCGGCGTCGAAGAAGCCGCGGCGAGCTACGGCCTGAACCTCGGGATCGCCTTCCAGCTCATCGACGACGCGCTGGATTACAGTCCGGCAAACGCCGAGCTGGGCAAGAATGTCGGCGATGACCTCGATGAAGGCAAACCGACCCTCCCGGTCATTCGCGCGATGGAAGTCGGAACACCCGAGCAGAAGGCATTGCTGCGCAAGGCCATCGAAGAAGGCGGCCGCAAGCACATGGAATCCGTCGTGGAGGCGATTGCGTCGACCGATGCCATTACCTATACTACGCGGCTTGCGGAAGACTTCGCGGATCGAGCAAAGCGATCGTTAAATGCGTTGCCGCCCTGTCCCGCCAGGGATGCCATGGCAACACTGGCCGATTTCTCGGTCGACCGTAAACATTGAGGAACCATTTCGGGGTGTAGCTCAGCTTGGTAGAGCGCTGTCTTCGGGAGGCAGAAGTCGCTGGTTCGAATCCAGTCACCCCGACCAAAATACAGGTTACAAAAAAGCCGGCTCAAGCCGGCTTTTTTGTGCGACCTTATTTTATGCCCCGCCGGTAGATCGGTACCCGCGGGGACTTAAACCGCGCCAGCTCCGACAAACTACGCATACCGCAACCGGCGCGCTTTAGGCTCGCTCCGAAGCGCTTGCGTGTTGCGATTCGGGTGAGTGCCTCATCCGAACATAGATGCTCGCAAAGACCAGCAGGACATTGATCACGCCGACCACGATGAAGGGTGCACGCGGATCGACCCGATCGAACAGATATCCGCCAACCGGCGTAATCAAGAGAATACCGATCGCGCCGGCGACGTTGAAGGCGCCGAGCACCGAGCCCCGCTGCCCGGCCGGGGCTTCCTGGCCGATCAAGGATTGACCGCCGAGATAGACACTGATCTGGCCGATCCCGAGCAGGATAAAGAAGATCGGACCATAGGAGGAGAGCGGATCCTCGAGCGCCAACAGACTGAGATTGCCCAAGGCCGCCAGCGCCATGCAGATCGCGAGGCCGGTGACCCTGTCGATCCGGTCGAGCAGCGGGCCGAGAACGGGCGCCCAGACGAGTGCCGAGACCTGCGCCATCACGAAGATCAGGGTTCCGCTCATCACCGCCGAGGCGGACTCCATGCCGGTCGCCTTGGCCGCCAAGGTGCCCCAAAGGACGAGGAAGATCGCGTTGACCGATTGGTCGCCGCGTGCGATGAATGCAGACGAATAGGCCAGGAGGATGCGTGGATTGCGCCCGTGCGCAAAACCGCCGACCAAGAGCTCGCGCACGCTCGGGCGGTCCTGGAGACGCACAGGCACACCTGGCTTAAGGCCCCAGAGGAGCAACAGGGCAACCGCGACTGCAAGACCCGCAACGATGAAATGGGTCAACCTGCCCGCGGTGACGCCGTCGAAGCCCGCGCCGGTGAAGACCTTCGGCATGGCACCGAGACCCTGACTGATGAGCACGACACCCAAGCCGCTCATGACACCGACGATGGCCACCAACTTGCCGCGGGAACGTTCTGCCGGATAATCGGCAAGGACGGTCGACAACCCGCCCGCGACCGCGACCACGCCGATCGCATAGAGAACCCGATAGACATAAAGCGCCTCGACCGACTCCGCCAACGGATAGAGGACATAGGTCAAGGCCAGGACCAGAAATCCCGCCGCGTAGACCCCTCGACGCCCGATCCGGTCCATGAGGATGCCGGCCGGCAAAAACAGCAACAGGGTGACGATCTCGGTCAGGAAGACAAGCTGGCCGCTGATCGCGCCCTGCGTCGACTCCGGAACACCGAGATGCTCGTTGAGGATGTAGGTCTGACCGATGGAGATGAAGATCATCAGTCCGATCGAGAAAAACGCCGCAACCAAAAAGGTCCAGCCGTTCCGAGGCAGGACGGACGGCGCCAGGTGGATCGGGCCGATCCGGTAGGTCCGGTCGAGGTCGGGCATCTGCGGATCTCCGGCGATGAGCCATTGCGGTTTGGACGGTCGGGCCGGCATTATCCCATCAGGCGATGGATGCGGATACTCCGGTTGCAGGTCGGCCCTGCGAAGATTCACGAACACAGTGCCGGTGCCGAGCCGGTTCGCGAGAACGGCACGACCCGGTTCGGGAAACACGCCCGATTCACAACACTCAACCTTATTTGATGCCCGAATGGACAAGAGGCCAGAGTTACCGATCGCTTCGCCCCCTTCGGCTCGATGGATGTGGTTGTCGGCGCTATGGCTGCCGACACTGGCCTCGGCAGCCGAGCCGTCTGTGTCCTCGTCCGCCTCTATCGGGGCAGGCACGGGCGGAGCACTGGCCCTTCTGGCTGCAGTGGCCGTCGTTGCAGCGTGGCGTGAACGCCGCCTCCGAGGCGACATCGCCGCACGGATCGCACAGACGCAAGCGGCGCACGCCGGGCTCGAAGGGCGCTTGGCCCGGAGCGAGCGTCTGGTCGAAGAGACACAACGGCTCGGGCATCTCGGAACCTGGGAGTGGGATGCCGAGAACGACCGACTCGAATGGTCCGCCGAGGTTTATCGCATCTTCGCCGTACCGCCCGATGGCTTCCCCGGGAATTACAGAAGCTTCCTCGACTGCGTTCACCCGGAAGACCGCGCGCGGGTCGAGGATAGGGTTCGAGCCGCCATCCTCGGAACCGGGGATTACGACTGCGAGCATAGGATCCTGCTACCCGACGGCGAGGTACGCTACCTCCACGGGCGCGCAACGCTGACCCGCGAGCAAGGTCGTCCCGTCTATATGACGGGAACCGTGCGCGATGTCACCGAGAACCGACGCGCCTGGATGCTCCAGGAAAGCCGTATTCACATCATGCAGTTGATCGCCGAAGGCGCTCCCGTGCAAGAGGCGCTCGACGCGATCGCCGCATCGATCGAGGCGCTCGACCAGAGCCTCATGTGCTCGATCATGCTGATGGACAGCGCCACCCACCGCCTGCGTGTCGGCACGGCCCCGAGTCTTCCGGATCGGCTTGTCGAGGCGATCGACCGCCTGACGGACGACCCGGCCAAGGGGGCGACTCCGCACCCGATCGGCGAGCCCCTCGTGATCGCCGACGTCCTCTATCATCCCTATTGGCAGTCGCTGGCAGGCATCACGGAGGAGACCGGTGTCCGCGGTTTCTGGTCCGAGCCGATTCGCGATGCCGGCGGGGACATCTTGGGGACCTTCGATATCTATTCGCGAGCCCCCGGCAAACCCGACGCGGAGCAGCTGATTTATATCGCGCAAGGCGCGGCGCTGGTGGCCGTCGCCTTGCAGCAAGCGCGCGATCGCGCGGCACGCATCGCCGCCGAGGAGCGCGCGCGGCTCCTGTTGGAGTCGACCAGCGAGGGGGTGTTCGGACTCGACCCGGACGGTGTCACCACCTTCATCAATCCCACGGGCGCACGCCTGTTGGGATACGACCCGGCCGATCTGGTCGGCAAACCCTGCCCGGCCGTCACCCATGACGACCCCGACGAAGGCGACCGCGACGCCACCCGGTGCCGAATGCTCTCGGTCATGCATACCGGCAAAGACATCGTGGTCAGCGACGAAGTCCTGCAGCGACACGACGGCTCGGCGTTTCCCGTCGAGTATCGCGCAACACCGATCCGCGTCGGCGACTCCGCGATGGGTGTTGTCGTCACCTTCCACGACATCACCGAACGCAAACGCAACGAGGAGCAGATCCTGCGCCTCGCCTACTACGACAGCCTCACCGGCCTACCCAATCGCGCCCTGTTCAAGAGTCAGCTCGCCAAGCGACTGACCTCGGTGCGGCGCGCCGATCGCGGCTTTGCTCTGCACTTTCTCGATCTCGACCGCTTCAAAGAGGTCAACGACACCCTGGGTCATCCCGTGGGCGATTTGCTCTTGAAGGAGGTTGCCCAGCGCCTGTCGGCCCTCGTGCGCGGGATGGACACGGTCGCGCGATTCGGCGGCGACGAGTTCGCCGTGATCCAACCCGATGCTCAGAGCATCGCCGATGCAGCCACCTTGGCGGCAAAGATCGTCGAGCAACTGTCTCGACCCTATTCGATCGACGGCCATGCCATCAACTGCGGGGCGAGCGTCGGTGTCGTCTTCGTCCCCAAGCCGGATATCGACCTGGAAACCCTCCTCGGCCGTGCCGATGTCGCCCTCTACAAGGCCAAGAACAACGGACGCGGCGGCTACGCATTCCATACCGACGCCATGACACGGCAGGTCCGCCGCGATGCCGCCCTCACGGATCGGATCGACGAGGCCGTACGCAGCGGCGAGCTCTTTTTGCACTATCAGCCGCAGGTCGAGCTCGCGAGCGGACGGATCACGGCGGTCGAGGCCCTGGTGCGCTGGCGCCATCCGGTGGAGGGGGTTCTGCCGCCGGGGGATTTCGTGCATCTCGCCGAGCGCCGCGGGCTGTTTCATGTCCTCGGCAGCTGGGTGCTGAGCACGGCCGCACGCGAGGCGCGCGGCTGGCATGACCGAGGACTCGCCTTCGGTCGGGTCAGCATCAATGTCTCGCCCCAGCAGGTCCGCGCCGGCTGTCTCGCCGATGACGTGCTCGCGACGGCCCAGGAGACGGGGCTGGACCCCGCCCGACTCGAGCTCGAGCTCACCGAGACCGCGATGATGGAGTACGGCGAGCATTACCGGACCCAGATCGCCATGCTCCGGGATCTCGGCGTTCGGCTCGTTCTCGACGACTTCGGCACCGGCTTCTCGTCATTGACCTATCTGCGTCGGTCCGCGGTGAGCACACTCAAGATCGATCGCCAATTCGTCCGCGAGCTCGACGACAACCCCGATGCCGTCGAAACCATTCAGGCGTTGCTCGCCGTCGCGCATGCACTCAAGCTCGATACGGTGGCAGAGGGTGTCGAGACCCGCAAGCAGGCCGAGCGCCTGGCGGCGATGGGCTGCAAATGCGGACAAGGGATGTGGTTCGCGCCTCCGATGGAGGCCGAGGCAATCGAGCGACACCTGGTCGCCGGGTTCATTCGGCCCGACGCCGATGCGTTCATAAGACCGATCGGCCGGGGTTGAGCAGCGCCCCTCTGGCGAGCCGCTCGAGGTCGCGGTCGCGCATCCCGAGCAGATAGAGGATCCCGTCGAGCCCGACGTTCGCGATGGCGTGACGCGCCTGCTTGGTGACGATCGGCTTGGCATGAAAGGCGATTCCGAGCCCGGCGATCGCCAGCATCGGCAGATCGTTGGCACCATCGCCCACGGCGATGACCTGCTCCAGGCGAATCCCCTCGCGGGCCGCGATCTCGCGGAGAAGCTCGGCCTTGCGCGCCCCGTCGATGATCTCGCTCGAGACCGTGCCGGTCAGTTTGCCGTCGCGAAACTCCAGTGTGTTGGCATAAACGTCGTCGATCCCGAATCGACGTTGCAGGTGCTCGGCGAAATAGGTAAAGCCGCCCGAGAGGATGGCGATACGGTAGCCGAGCTGCTTGAGGCTTGCGATCAGTCGATCGGCGCCCTCGGTAATGGGCAGGCGTGCGGCGATCTCGCCGAGCACGGACTCGTCGAGGCCTTCGAGCAGCGCGATACGACGCCGGAAACTCTCCTTGAAGTCGAGCTCGCCGCGCATCGCGGCCTCCGTGATGGCGGCGACCTCTGGACCGACTCCGGCCGCCTTCGCCAACTCGTCGATCACCTCGGTCTGGATCAGGGTCGAGTCCATATCGAAACAGACCAGACGACGGTTGCGTCGAAAGATGTCGTCCTCCTGCACGGCCACGTCCACGTCGAGAATCTGCCCCAGCGCGAGCAAACCCGCGTGCAGCTCGGAGAGATCCGCAACCGCACCGCGGACCGACAGCTCCACGCAAGCGAGCGGATGGCGCTCCGGCACACGCCGTGAGAGACGCCCCGTCAGCCGAGAGATCCGATCGACGTTCAGACCGAATTCGGCAACGACGGCGGAAACCCGCGCAATGTGCTCCGAATCGATCTCACGACCCAGCAGGGTGAGGATATGGCGCGGCTGCCCCTGCTCGGCCACCCAGTCTTCGTAGGCGTCCGGATCGACCGGCGTAAACCGGAGATCCAGCCCCATGCCGTGAGCGGTGAACAGCAGATCGCGAAACACCGGGCAGGATGCGCTGTCTGCCGGCAGCTCGACCAGAAGACCCAGCGCCAAGGCGTTGTGGATGGTCGACTGGCCGATATCCAGTATCGGCACCCGATACCGGGCCAGGATGGCGGTGAGGGCTGCGGTGATCCCCGGACGATCCTCGCCCGAGACGTTGATGAGGACGATCTCGCTCATGCCGTTTCCATTGCGCGTCGATTCTGCGGAAGGTTCAGCTGCGCTCCGGGACCTCGAGGATGGTTTGGGTCAGATCGATGCAGCCCGTCTTGAAGCCGGTCTCGCAGTAAGCGAGATAGTAGTCCCACATCCGTCGAAAACGCGCATCGTATCCGAGACGAGCCACCTCCTGATCCACCGCATGGAAGGCGAGACGCCAACGGCGCAGGGTTTCGGCATAGTCGAGCCCGAACCACGCCGTCTCGCGAATCAGCAGATCCGCATCCTGCGCCTCGCGCGTCATGCGCTCGGGCGTGGGCAGCATCCCGCCCGGGAAGATGTAGAGCTGAACGAAGTCCGGCTGCTTGCGGTAGACGGGGAAATCGTCCTCGTTGATGGTGATGACCTGCAAGGCGATACGACCGCCCGGCCGCACCAGCCGCCGCAACGCCTGGTAGTAGGTCGGCCAGAAGGCTTCGCCCACCGCCTCCATCATCTCGATCGAGACCGCGTGGTCGAAGCGCCCCTCGATGTCGCGATAATCCTGAAGCATCAGGTCGACGCGATCGGAGAGACCGGCGGCCTCGAGGCGTTCGCGCGCATAAGCGAGCTGCTCGCGCGAGAGGGTCACGCCGGTGACGTGCAGACCTCGCCGTGCCGCCAGCTCCGCGAAACCGCCCCAGCCGCAGCCGATCTCCAGGATACGCTCGCCGGGTTTGGCGTCCAGCGCGTCGAGCAAGCGCTGATATTTACGCTCCTGGGCCGATTCCAGACTGTCCCGCGCCGGGTCGGCAAAGAGCGCGGAGGAGTAGGTCATACTCGGATCGAGCCAGCGTGTGTAGAAGTCGTTGCCTAGGTCGTAGTGGTGGGCAATGTTGCGGCGACTGTTGATGGGGTGATTCTCACGCAGCCGATGGCTCAATCGATCCCAGAGGCGCGACCAACGCATCCCGCGCGGCCCCACGCCCAGATGTTCCATATTGTCGTAGAGCACCTCGAGCAGTGCGGCGAGATCGGGCGTCGTCCAATGCCCTTCCACGTAGGATTCGCCGAATCCCACCTCGCCTCGAGTGAGCAGCCGCCCGGCCATCTTGAGCGGCGACTGCACCTCCATGACACCGCTCGCGCCCGGGAACCGGCCGCGGTGCAGCGTGGCGCTTCCGTCGGGAAAACGCACCAAGAGCTGGCCGAACGCCAGGTGCCGACAAAACCCGCCGATCAGACGGCTCGACCAGCTCCATCGGCGGGTGAGAGGTTCTTCGATCAACTCCTCTGCGGACATCAGGACACCTCTTCTAGGGGTGGAGTCGGCTTGGAATGGTAGCGCCCTCCCTTGAGCCAGATCTTCAAAGCCTGCCAATGGATCATAAGGACAACCTTCAGCGTCAGAAATGGATAGGCGAAGGCGGCGCGCAGCAGCTTGGCGTCCGTGATCGTCTCCGCGATCCCCTGCTGGACGGCCACCAGCATCAAGGACTCGTCCTGATATTCGCGGATCACGATCGCATGACGATCGCCTTGCCGTGTAAACCGGAAGTGATAGTCGGCGTTCATGTCGACAAAAGGCGAGACGTGGAAATCCTTGCGATGCGCGTGACGGATCGGCCAGTCCATCGGAGCGCCCTTCTCGTGCAACAGATAGCTGTGGGCCTCGCCGAAGGTGTTGTTGACCTCGCACAGCACCGCGACCGGCCTGTCGCAGCGATCGAAGCAGGTCCAGACACTCAGCGGATTGAAGACGAATCCGAGCACGCGCGGAAAACACTGCAGCTCGATGCGGGCGATCTCCATCTCTTGCCCGCGCGCGCGCAGTCGCTCGAGCAACCAGGGCTTGAGTCCACCTCCGTCGCGCCCGCCGTGATCGCGATCGTAAAAGGAGAAGAGGTTGAAGCGGTTATGAGAGAACCAGCGGCAATCACGCGCGATCTCGCCGACCCGCTCGACATCCAGCACCATGCTGAAGACCCGGTAGACGAAGCGATAACGCACCGGAAAGAGCCGACGATGCATGACATCGCCGAAGATGATTCGACCGGCAACCGTGCTCACGAGGGCAACACCGTCATGCTGCTCGGCCCGGCCCCTGCCGCGTAGCCGGCCCCTGCGCCGTCGCCCGCTGCAGCGGATGGCGCCGCCGTCTCCCAGGGCGGACGGACATCGAGCCCGCGCGCCACATCGACCGCGGCACGCAGGCCGTCCTCGTGGAATCCGTATCCCAGATAAGCCCCGCTGAACCAGATCCGGTCGCGGCCTTGGATCTCGCCGATGCGGCGCTGGGCCTCGGTGGCACTCGCGTCGAACATCGGGTGCTCGTAGGTCATCTCGGCGAGAATCAAATCGCTGCGCGGCGCCACACGCGGATTGAGACTGACGAAGACATCGCGGTCGGACGGCAGATCCTGAAGGCTGTTCATCCAGTAGGTCACCGTCACCGGACGATCGGCGCCCTCCCCCGGCTGTTGGATATAGTTCCACGACGACCAGACCCGGCGGCGTTTCGGCATCAGTCCGGAATCGGTGTGCAGAAAGACCTGATTGGTCTGATACCGGAAATCGCCGAGGATGTCGCGCTCGAGCGGTGTTGGGGACTCGATCAAAGACAGTGCCTCGTCGGCGTGGCAACCCATCACGACTGCGTCGAAGTGCAAACGCTCCCCCGCCGCGGTCTCGACCTCGACGCCCTGCTCACGACGCCGCACCCGCTGCACCGGTGTGTCGGCCAGACAACGCCCCCGCAACCGCGCCAGGATCGCCTGAACGTAGGCGCGACTGCCGCCGCGCACCGTCTCCCAGTCCGGACGATCGACCAGATCAAGCAGACCGTGGTTGGCGAAGAATCGCGCAAAGCTCAGGAAGGGAAAGTCGCGCATGTCTTGCGTGGGACAGGACCAAATGGCCGCTGCCATGGGGAGCAGATAGTGGCTGGCGAACCGATCCGAGTAACGACCGCGCTGCAGGAAATCCCCGACCGTCAGGGTGTCGCCGGGGTTGGAGTTGATGAAGTTCTTGGCCGCTG
The sequence above is drawn from the Thiocapsa rosea genome and encodes:
- a CDS encoding bifunctional diguanylate cyclase/phosphodiesterase, which gives rise to MSALWLPTLASAAEPSVSSSASIGAGTGGALALLAAVAVVAAWRERRLRGDIAARIAQTQAAHAGLEGRLARSERLVEETQRLGHLGTWEWDAENDRLEWSAEVYRIFAVPPDGFPGNYRSFLDCVHPEDRARVEDRVRAAILGTGDYDCEHRILLPDGEVRYLHGRATLTREQGRPVYMTGTVRDVTENRRAWMLQESRIHIMQLIAEGAPVQEALDAIAASIEALDQSLMCSIMLMDSATHRLRVGTAPSLPDRLVEAIDRLTDDPAKGATPHPIGEPLVIADVLYHPYWQSLAGITEETGVRGFWSEPIRDAGGDILGTFDIYSRAPGKPDAEQLIYIAQGAALVAVALQQARDRAARIAAEERARLLLESTSEGVFGLDPDGVTTFINPTGARLLGYDPADLVGKPCPAVTHDDPDEGDRDATRCRMLSVMHTGKDIVVSDEVLQRHDGSAFPVEYRATPIRVGDSAMGVVVTFHDITERKRNEEQILRLAYYDSLTGLPNRALFKSQLAKRLTSVRRADRGFALHFLDLDRFKEVNDTLGHPVGDLLLKEVAQRLSALVRGMDTVARFGGDEFAVIQPDAQSIADAATLAAKIVEQLSRPYSIDGHAINCGASVGVVFVPKPDIDLETLLGRADVALYKAKNNGRGGYAFHTDAMTRQVRRDAALTDRIDEAVRSGELFLHYQPQVELASGRITAVEALVRWRHPVEGVLPPGDFVHLAERRGLFHVLGSWVLSTAAREARGWHDRGLAFGRVSINVSPQQVRAGCLADDVLATAQETGLDPARLELELTETAMMEYGEHYRTQIAMLRDLGVRLVLDDFGTGFSSLTYLRRSAVSTLKIDRQFVRELDDNPDAVETIQALLAVAHALKLDTVAEGVETRKQAERLAAMGCKCGQGMWFAPPMEAEAIERHLVAGFIRPDADAFIRPIGRG
- the serB gene encoding phosphoserine phosphatase SerB — protein: MSEIVLINVSGEDRPGITAALTAILARYRVPILDIGQSTIHNALALGLLVELPADSASCPVFRDLLFTAHGMGLDLRFTPVDPDAYEDWVAEQGQPRHILTLLGREIDSEHIARVSAVVAEFGLNVDRISRLTGRLSRRVPERHPLACVELSVRGAVADLSELHAGLLALGQILDVDVAVQEDDIFRRNRRLVCFDMDSTLIQTEVIDELAKAAGVGPEVAAITEAAMRGELDFKESFRRRIALLEGLDESVLGEIAARLPITEGADRLIASLKQLGYRIAILSGGFTYFAEHLQRRFGIDDVYANTLEFRDGKLTGTVSSEIIDGARKAELLREIAAREGIRLEQVIAVGDGANDLPMLAIAGLGIAFHAKPIVTKQARHAIANVGLDGILYLLGMRDRDLERLARGALLNPGRSVL
- a CDS encoding SAM-dependent methyltransferase, whose amino-acid sequence is MSAEELIEEPLTRRWSWSSRLIGGFCRHLAFGQLLVRFPDGSATLHRGRFPGASGVMEVQSPLKMAGRLLTRGEVGFGESYVEGHWTTPDLAALLEVLYDNMEHLGVGPRGMRWSRLWDRLSHRLRENHPINSRRNIAHHYDLGNDFYTRWLDPSMTYSSALFADPARDSLESAQERKYQRLLDALDAKPGERILEIGCGWGGFAELAARRGLHVTGVTLSREQLAYARERLEAAGLSDRVDLMLQDYRDIEGRFDHAVSIEMMEAVGEAFWPTYYQALRRLVRPGGRIALQVITINEDDFPVYRKQPDFVQLYIFPGGMLPTPERMTREAQDADLLIRETAWFGLDYAETLRRWRLAFHAVDQEVARLGYDARFRRMWDYYLAYCETGFKTGCIDLTQTILEVPERS
- a CDS encoding DUF1365 domain-containing protein; the protein is MSTVAGRIIFGDVMHRRLFPVRYRFVYRVFSMVLDVERVGEIARDCRWFSHNRFNLFSFYDRDHGGRDGGGLKPWLLERLRARGQEMEIARIELQCFPRVLGFVFNPLSVWTCFDRCDRPVAVLCEVNNTFGEAHSYLLHEKGAPMDWPIRHAHRKDFHVSPFVDMNADYHFRFTRQGDRHAIVIREYQDESLMLVAVQQGIAETITDAKLLRAAFAYPFLTLKVVLMIHWQALKIWLKGGRYHSKPTPPLEEVS
- a CDS encoding NAD(P)/FAD-dependent oxidoreductase yields the protein MSVKTIGIVGGGIGGLGAAWLLDSRYEVTLLERNAYVGGHSNTLEVADPRGAFPVDTGFMVFNRRNYPLLTAMFKHLDVATYPTSMSFAASLEGGRIEYGGDSLNTLFGARTNLLDWRFLWMVKEILRFNAAAKNFINSNPGDTLTVGDFLQRGRYSDRFASHYLLPMAAAIWSCPTQDMRDFPFLSFARFFANHGLLDLVDRPDWETVRGGSRAYVQAILARLRGRCLADTPVQRVRRREQGVEVETAAGERLHFDAVVMGCHADEALSLIESPTPLERDILGDFRYQTNQVFLHTDSGLMPKRRRVWSSWNYIQQPGEGADRPVTVTYWMNSLQDLPSDRDVFVSLNPRVAPRSDLILAEMTYEHPMFDASATEAQRRIGEIQGRDRIWFSGAYLGYGFHEDGLRAAVDVARGLDVRPPWETAAPSAAAGDGAGAGYAAGAGPSSMTVLPS